The Paracoccus sp. TOH sequence CTCGTTGCGCCAGACCGGGCCCATGGCATAGCGGCGATAAGGCGAGGGCAGGTCGTTGCGGAACTGCGCCGCGACGCGGGCCAGCGGCGCGGTCAGGTCATAGCGCAACGCCAGCCAGTCGCCGGCGCCGCCGCCCGGAACCTCGGCCTCTTGCCAGGCGAAGACCCCGGCATTGGGGCGGTCCACGTCGGGCAGGAACTTGCCCAGCGCCTCGACGGTTTCGACGGCACTGGTTTCGAGCGGCTCGAAGCCGTGGCGATGATAGATCTCGGCGATGCGGTCGAGCATCTGCTTGCGCTCGGTCACGTCTGCGCCGAAATAGTCGCGGAACCCCTTGGGCGTCTCGGCCTTGGGACGGGGCTGTTTCTTCTGATCTTTCGCCATGGTTTGCCTCGGGCTTTTCCAGGCGCGGGTCTAGCGGATGGAGGATGGATGGACAAGCAGACGCAGGAACGGATCGAGCGGCTGGAGGAGGCCGTGGCCTATCTGGCGCGCACGGTCGAGGATCTGTCGGGCATCGTGGCCCGGCAGGAAAGCGAATTCGCCCGGCTGGCGCGGCATGTCGGCATGCTGATGGAGCGCGAGGCGGAACGCGAGAGCGAGACGGGCGTGGTGCCGCTGGCCGACCAGCGGCCGCCGCATTGGTGAGGGCCGGAGGGGCGCTGCCCCTCGCCCCCGTGCCGGGGGCTCACCCCGGGGTATTGGGAAAACGGTGAAATCAGCGGCTGGCCGGGCCGAGGCGCGGGCCGGCGGGGGCCGGGGCCGGCGGCGCGGTCAGCGGCGGCTCGGCGGCGCGGGCGCGGCTATGGTTGCCGGGCGCGGCCAGCGGCGCGGGCTTGGGCGTGGCCCGCATCGGCTGGCTGAAGGGGCCGCGCGCCGGTTGCTGGCCGGCATCGGCCGGGGTTTCCGCGGCTGCGGGTTCTGCTGCGGCAGGTTCCGCGGCGGCGGGCTGCGGGTCGGCCGCGGTGGCGGGCAGGGGAAGCTGCT is a genomic window containing:
- a CDS encoding DUF4177 domain-containing protein, which translates into the protein MSSYEYTVIPAPARGEKSRGAKSGIERFAATLTDVLNDMARDGWDYVRAETLPAEERSGLTSRTTVYHNLLIFRRALAAPGRQQLPLPATAADPQPAAAEPAAAEPAAAETPADAGQQPARGPFSQPMRATPKPAPLAAPGNHSRARAAEPPLTAPPAPAPAGPRLGPASR
- a CDS encoding SlyX family protein, translating into MDKQTQERIERLEEAVAYLARTVEDLSGIVARQESEFARLARHVGMLMEREAERESETGVVPLADQRPPHW